The proteins below come from a single Eubacterium limosum genomic window:
- the pknB gene encoding Stk1 family PASTA domain-containing Ser/Thr kinase — protein sequence MISKVLNNRYEIIELIGRGGMAYVYKAKDRKLNRYVAVKVLREEYTENEQFIKKFDRESQAAAGLSHPNIVSVYDVGVEGDIYYIIMEYVDGITLKQYLNKKGHLDYKEATRFIIDVAAALKCAHEHKIIHRDIKPHNILLTRDLVPKVADFGIARAITSSTVTMTNQTMGSVHYISPEQARGGFVDERSDLYSLGIMYYELLTGQLPFDEENTVTIAIKHIQEELVPPKEILPDIPASVNDIVVKLTHKKPEDRYQNMDELIDDLEKIMVDANAAVGDNGSAVSDETQIIGDEGLFKIEPVTGPIESGYHEDDEEEDDLAQAQRKKKKKIIAFSIAGGILAIILIVILMNTLTTKAVMVPNVKNMTQEQATQELEKAGLKLEVENQVYSSDVESGKIVSQNPEEGREMKKGQTVKVTVSKGTQNVTVPKVIGLSEAEATAAIDKLKLVKNVKREYNSDVATGIVYSVDPGEGVSVAEGTSITLYVSKGQDLVTVPGIVGLSESAAEAQIEDSGLSVGRVTTSESDTVSAGLVISQSPTEGTQTERGTSINFVVSSGKPTPSPTPTPNPTPTPTPKPDPSTGPGEQ from the coding sequence ATGATTAGTAAGGTCTTGAACAATCGCTACGAGATAATTGAATTGATCGGGCGCGGAGGCATGGCCTATGTTTACAAAGCCAAGGACCGTAAGCTTAACCGTTATGTAGCGGTTAAGGTTTTGCGTGAAGAGTACACAGAAAACGAACAATTCATCAAGAAATTTGACCGCGAGTCCCAAGCGGCTGCGGGACTTTCCCATCCGAATATCGTTTCAGTTTACGATGTGGGTGTGGAAGGGGATATTTATTATATCATTATGGAATATGTGGACGGCATTACCCTGAAGCAGTACTTGAATAAAAAAGGACATCTCGATTATAAAGAAGCTACCCGTTTTATCATTGACGTGGCGGCTGCGCTTAAATGCGCCCATGAGCATAAAATTATTCACAGAGATATAAAACCTCACAATATTCTTTTAACCCGCGATTTGGTACCAAAGGTTGCGGATTTTGGTATTGCGAGAGCCATCACCAGCTCTACGGTAACCATGACCAACCAGACCATGGGCTCTGTCCACTATATTTCACCGGAGCAGGCGAGAGGCGGATTTGTGGATGAGCGCTCCGACCTTTATTCCCTTGGCATTATGTATTATGAGCTGCTGACCGGACAGCTTCCTTTTGATGAAGAGAATACGGTCACCATTGCCATTAAGCATATCCAGGAGGAACTGGTGCCTCCAAAAGAAATCTTGCCGGATATACCGGCCAGTGTCAATGATATTGTGGTTAAGCTGACCCATAAAAAGCCTGAAGACCGTTACCAAAATATGGATGAGCTGATCGATGATCTTGAAAAGATCATGGTGGATGCCAATGCGGCGGTGGGTGATAATGGTTCTGCGGTCAGTGATGAAACACAGATTATCGGCGATGAAGGACTCTTCAAAATCGAGCCGGTGACAGGCCCGATCGAAAGCGGTTATCACGAAGATGATGAGGAAGAAGACGATCTGGCGCAGGCCCAGCGGAAGAAAAAGAAAAAAATCATTGCTTTTTCCATCGCAGGCGGTATCTTGGCGATTATCCTGATCGTTATTCTGATGAATACATTGACGACAAAGGCGGTCATGGTTCCAAACGTTAAGAATATGACCCAGGAACAGGCAACTCAAGAGCTGGAAAAGGCCGGATTAAAGCTTGAGGTTGAAAACCAGGTATACAGTTCAGATGTTGAATCTGGAAAAATTGTTTCTCAAAATCCCGAAGAGGGAAGAGAAATGAAAAAAGGACAGACTGTTAAGGTAACCGTGAGCAAGGGAACTCAGAATGTCACGGTGCCAAAGGTCATCGGGCTGAGTGAGGCAGAAGCGACTGCGGCCATCGACAAGCTAAAGCTGGTCAAAAATGTCAAACGTGAATACAACAGCGATGTTGCCACGGGCATTGTCTATTCGGTTGATCCTGGCGAAGGGGTCAGTGTTGCCGAGGGCACCAGTATTACCCTTTACGTCAGCAAGGGACAGGATCTCGTAACTGTTCCTGGAATTGTGGGATTGAGCGAATCAGCCGCAGAGGCGCAAATTGAGGACAGCGGATTGAGTGTTGGCAGGGTAACGACCAGCGAAAGTGATACGGTAAGCGCTGGCCTGGTTATCAGTCAGTCTCCAACAGAGGGAACTCAAACAGAGCGGGGCACTTCAATCAATTTTGTGGTCAGCAGTGGTAAGCCGACGCCAAGCCCAACGCCGACACCAAACCCGACACCGACACCGACGCCAAAACCAGATCCTTCAACGGGGCCTGGAGAACAGTAA
- the rsgA gene encoding ribosome small subunit-dependent GTPase A: MKQNRISGRIIKGIGGFYYVRPDGSTSLLECKARGIFRHQKIKPMVGDFVEVVENDSDELAIDKIKPRKNEFVRPPVSNVDVALIVFAGENPSPNLLLLDKLLIASEMKAVEPVICITKTDLVDADELQRIMDIYAKTPYKCFAFDQTDNIALQKIESEIAGKTAFLAGPSGVGKSTLANRLCEAGAMETGELSQKLNRGKHTTRHVELLDLKVGGYLLDTPGFSSLKLDGEIEKEDLRFYFPEFEEGSCRFASCLHQSEPGCAVKEQLEKGEISSVRYEHYSYLLDEIKNKRSDY, encoded by the coding sequence ATGAAACAAAATAGAATCTCAGGAAGAATTATAAAAGGAATCGGAGGGTTTTACTATGTAAGACCCGACGGTTCCACTTCTTTATTAGAATGTAAGGCCCGCGGTATTTTCAGACACCAGAAAATCAAACCCATGGTCGGTGATTTTGTAGAGGTAGTCGAAAATGACAGCGACGAACTGGCCATTGATAAAATAAAACCGAGAAAAAACGAATTTGTACGCCCGCCTGTATCCAATGTAGACGTGGCGTTAATTGTGTTTGCCGGAGAAAATCCGAGCCCGAACCTGCTGCTTTTGGATAAGCTTTTGATCGCATCGGAAATGAAAGCGGTTGAACCTGTCATCTGTATTACAAAAACAGACCTCGTGGACGCGGATGAATTGCAGAGGATTATGGATATTTACGCTAAAACGCCCTATAAATGCTTTGCTTTTGATCAGACAGACAACATTGCCCTGCAGAAAATTGAAAGCGAAATAGCGGGAAAAACAGCCTTTCTCGCAGGTCCCTCAGGAGTTGGTAAGTCAACGCTGGCCAATAGACTGTGTGAGGCAGGTGCCATGGAAACCGGGGAGCTCAGCCAGAAGCTTAACCGCGGCAAGCACACGACGCGCCATGTTGAACTGCTGGATTTAAAGGTTGGCGGGTATTTGCTGGATACCCCGGGTTTTTCATCTCTTAAGCTCGATGGCGAAATTGAGAAGGAAGATCTTCGGTTTTATTTTCCGGAATTTGAGGAAGGCTCCTGTCGATTTGCGAGCTGCCTGCATCAGAGTGAGCCTGGGTGTGCGGTGAAGGAACAGCTTGAAAAGGGTGAAATTAGTTCGGTGCGCTATGAGCATTACAGCTATCTTTTGGATGAAATAAAAAATAAGAGAAGTGACTATTAA
- a CDS encoding thiamine diphosphokinase, whose protein sequence is MKAVVFTNGQYENLTFYKNYLENWEDFQVICADGGANAAQSLGITPQLLVGDMDSIHAELLTNYSEKGVTIDPHSTHKDETDTELAVEYCIKKGFDEVVIFGALGSRFDHSFGNLYLLNRLLKEGIHGEIVNENNRIFLVKDRTVLDVPAGTTVSILAFTDQASGINLEGFEYPVKNGVMAHFLPGYGISNVTVEKCPEISVEQGILMVDIVNE, encoded by the coding sequence ATGAAAGCGGTCGTCTTTACAAATGGACAGTACGAAAATTTAACTTTTTATAAAAATTATCTGGAGAACTGGGAGGATTTTCAGGTGATCTGTGCCGACGGCGGTGCAAACGCCGCCCAATCCCTGGGCATAACGCCGCAGCTGTTAGTTGGAGATATGGATTCGATCCATGCAGAGCTGCTCACAAATTATTCGGAAAAGGGTGTGACCATAGACCCCCATTCGACCCATAAGGACGAAACGGATACTGAGCTGGCCGTCGAGTACTGTATAAAAAAAGGCTTTGACGAGGTGGTGATCTTCGGCGCCCTGGGAAGCCGGTTTGACCACAGCTTTGGGAATCTTTATTTACTGAACCGCCTTTTAAAAGAAGGGATTCATGGTGAGATTGTCAATGAAAATAATCGGATTTTTCTGGTGAAGGACAGGACCGTTCTGGATGTGCCAGCAGGAACCACTGTTTCGATTCTGGCATTTACTGATCAGGCAAGCGGAATTAACCTTGAAGGGTTTGAATATCCGGTAAAGAATGGTGTGATGGCGCATTTTCTTCCAGGGTATGGCATCAGTAATGTAACAGTAGAAAAGTGTCCCGAAATATCGGTTGAGCAGGGGATTTTGATGGTTGACATTGTAAATGAGTAA
- the rpmB gene encoding 50S ribosomal protein L28, whose amino-acid sequence MAKECFVCKKSVVSGNNVTHSNKHNKRVWRPNLQKVKIVLDGTPQRVNVCTRCLRSGKVERA is encoded by the coding sequence ATGGCTAAAGAATGTTTTGTATGTAAAAAAAGCGTTGTGTCTGGCAACAATGTCACTCACTCTAATAAACATAATAAAAGAGTATGGAGACCTAATTTACAAAAAGTTAAAATTGTACTTGATGGTACTCCACAAAGAGTTAATGTTTGCACCAGATGCTTACGTTCCGGTAAAGTTGAAAGAGCATAG
- a CDS encoding Asp23/Gls24 family envelope stress response protein yields MKIENELGYIDISRKAVADIAGNAAMGCYGLVGMAHQRGKDGLIEIMSGEQASKGVGVKIDDDGKLIIDLYVIVEQAIKISVVAENIISAVKYSVEKQTSLKVKRISVNVVSVRV; encoded by the coding sequence ATGAAAATAGAAAATGAATTAGGATATATTGATATCTCGCGTAAAGCGGTTGCGGATATTGCCGGAAACGCTGCTATGGGATGCTACGGCTTAGTCGGTATGGCACATCAGCGCGGTAAGGACGGTTTGATTGAAATAATGTCCGGAGAGCAGGCCAGCAAAGGCGTCGGCGTTAAAATCGACGACGACGGAAAGCTGATTATCGATCTGTACGTGATCGTAGAGCAGGCAATAAAGATATCTGTTGTTGCTGAAAATATTATTTCAGCCGTAAAATATAGCGTTGAAAAACAAACTTCACTGAAGGTAAAACGCATCAGTGTTAATGTCGTAAGCGTAAGAGTGTAG
- a CDS encoding DAK2 domain-containing protein gives MKTQIIDGNLLKKMFEYGAKNLEIYKKTVDELNVFPVPDGDTGTNMSLTFSHSVSELEKMTGISLYSVAKTASSGALIGARGNSGVILSQLLRGLAEGCKDKEELDIKGLGQAIRAAADAAYKAVMKPTEGTILTVAREMAEFAMDNYDRYDNLDDYLENIISYGKKSLAKTPELLPVLKEAGVVDAGGQGLIFIMEGAYKGMTNQELSQEVHLNISDRERFVDDSNMRPEDITFGYCTEFIVKDAAEANDNELREYLNTIGDCVLVIKDDDIIKVHVHTDHPGKAFEKGLTYGALIRMKVDNMREMLGVSEEEAEDKEPAKPYGFVAVSPGAGLTNLFKDLGISRVISGGQTMNPSTQDFLDEIEKTNAEEIFLFPNNSNIIMAANQAQAISEKHVHVIPTKTIPQCVTAMLTFQPEVDWEENEKNMLEVIPTVKTGEVTFAVRDTKINGLKIAKNDIIGIFGGEIVVKGDDVAEVTKELLDKMVDADSELVSVYYGSDVAEDDAEALVEDLEEKFEDCDVEINEGGQPLYYYIVSVE, from the coding sequence ATGAAGACCCAAATTATTGATGGAAATTTGCTAAAAAAAATGTTCGAGTATGGTGCGAAAAATCTCGAAATTTATAAAAAAACGGTGGATGAGCTTAATGTGTTTCCGGTACCGGATGGTGATACGGGAACCAATATGTCTTTAACCTTCTCACATTCGGTAAGCGAGTTGGAAAAAATGACGGGTATCAGCCTATACAGTGTGGCAAAAACCGCCTCCAGCGGCGCTTTAATCGGTGCGCGCGGTAACTCAGGCGTTATCCTGTCCCAGTTGCTCCGCGGTTTGGCCGAAGGCTGCAAGGACAAGGAAGAATTGGATATCAAGGGCCTCGGGCAGGCGATTCGCGCCGCCGCAGATGCTGCGTATAAAGCAGTCATGAAGCCTACCGAAGGTACAATTCTGACGGTTGCGCGAGAAATGGCTGAATTTGCCATGGATAACTATGACCGTTACGACAATCTGGACGATTATCTTGAAAACATCATTTCCTATGGCAAAAAATCACTGGCAAAGACACCGGAATTGCTGCCGGTATTAAAAGAAGCCGGTGTGGTAGATGCCGGCGGACAGGGCTTGATTTTTATTATGGAAGGCGCCTATAAGGGAATGACCAATCAGGAGTTGAGCCAGGAAGTACACCTGAATATAAGTGACCGCGAGCGCTTTGTGGATGATTCAAACATGCGTCCCGAGGATATTACCTTTGGCTACTGTACTGAATTTATCGTTAAGGACGCTGCCGAAGCGAACGATAATGAGCTGCGTGAGTATCTTAATACGATCGGGGACTGCGTGCTTGTCATCAAGGATGACGACATCATCAAGGTGCATGTGCACACCGACCACCCAGGCAAGGCTTTTGAAAAAGGGCTGACCTATGGCGCTCTGATCCGTATGAAGGTTGACAATATGCGCGAAATGCTCGGTGTATCTGAAGAGGAAGCAGAAGATAAAGAACCGGCTAAACCCTATGGCTTTGTAGCTGTATCCCCAGGGGCGGGCCTTACTAATTTATTTAAGGATCTGGGGATTAGCCGTGTGATCTCCGGCGGACAGACCATGAATCCAAGCACTCAGGATTTTCTGGATGAAATTGAAAAGACCAACGCGGAAGAAATTTTTCTTTTCCCGAATAACAGTAACATTATCATGGCTGCCAATCAGGCACAGGCCATTTCAGAAAAGCATGTGCATGTTATTCCGACCAAGACAATCCCGCAGTGCGTAACAGCGATGCTGACCTTCCAGCCGGAGGTTGACTGGGAAGAAAATGAAAAGAACATGCTGGAAGTTATTCCAACAGTCAAAACAGGAGAGGTTACCTTTGCGGTCCGCGATACGAAGATCAACGGTCTGAAGATTGCTAAAAATGATATCATTGGTATCTTTGGCGGCGAAATCGTTGTGAAGGGTGATGATGTAGCCGAGGTGACCAAGGAACTTCTGGATAAAATGGTCGATGCGGACAGTGAGCTGGTTTCTGTTTACTACGGCTCGGATGTGGCTGAGGACGATGCGGAAGCCCTTGTTGAAGATCTGGAAGAAAAATTTGAAGACTGCGATGTGGAAATCAACGAAGGCGGACAGCCGCTGTATTATTACATTGTGTCGGTAGAATAA
- the recG gene encoding ATP-dependent DNA helicase RecG, giving the protein MKVSDSIRSISGIGPKRAEAFGEYGITTIEELLDFYPRKYLNRKIMGSLQTETEEAVTVKAVAAKKGTLRRVRRNMSLFVLPVVETLANGESVRGEIVWFNQPYLRDIFFENETYYFFGKVVIKNNRRQIYNPQFAHESKLEDFFILTPVYPKIEGVPGESLKKYMGAVFKQHLLIKDDLPECYRERYHLLSKKDALKKIHFPDTPQDVAEGKGRIKFEEALKINIGIMNSRALNGISKISLDNFEAFRRFTKGLPFELTASQLKVLDDIVGDMKKGIIMNRLVQGDVGSGKTIIAVACAYLMALNGYQTAYMAPTEILASQHAANFRQYLESYGIHVELLTGSQKAKERNAVMETIASGEAQVIIGTHALIQDSVDYYNLGLVITDEQHRFGVKQRGKLSLKGETPHTLVMSATPIPRTLALILYGDLDVSYIDELPKGRKKIKTYFYNEKSYPKILNFMANEMDKGRQAFVICPFIEESEEMSEVKDIQNVFAEVKQFYGSRYRIACLYSRMPAEDKKQIIGAFNRCEIDLLVATSIIEVGIDVPNVSVITILSADRFGLSQLHQLRGRVGRGMHQSYCFLVSNSRNDQTIERMRVIVNNHSGKKIADEDYRLRGPGDYFGLKQHGFPEFRALNPYEDFDLINETKKVAQEIYNSGDKETMAYRARIIETFYKNLSEISMN; this is encoded by the coding sequence ATGAAAGTGTCGGATTCAATTAGAAGCATATCGGGTATCGGTCCCAAGAGAGCTGAGGCATTTGGGGAATACGGTATTACAACAATTGAAGAGCTTCTCGATTTTTATCCCCGAAAATACCTTAATCGAAAAATAATGGGTTCGCTTCAAACAGAAACGGAGGAAGCTGTAACCGTAAAGGCTGTTGCGGCCAAAAAAGGAACACTGCGGCGTGTCCGCAGAAATATGTCTCTTTTTGTGCTGCCAGTTGTGGAGACACTTGCAAATGGTGAATCGGTAAGAGGCGAGATCGTTTGGTTTAACCAGCCCTACCTCAGGGATATTTTTTTCGAAAATGAGACCTATTATTTTTTCGGAAAGGTTGTCATAAAAAATAATCGGCGTCAAATCTATAATCCCCAGTTTGCTCATGAGAGTAAGCTAGAGGATTTCTTTATTCTTACCCCCGTTTACCCCAAGATTGAAGGTGTTCCGGGGGAATCGCTTAAAAAATACATGGGTGCTGTTTTTAAGCAGCATCTACTCATTAAGGATGATTTGCCGGAATGCTATCGGGAAAGGTATCACTTATTGTCAAAGAAGGATGCTCTTAAAAAAATACATTTTCCGGATACGCCCCAGGATGTAGCTGAGGGGAAAGGACGGATAAAGTTTGAGGAAGCGTTGAAGATCAACATCGGCATTATGAACAGCCGGGCCTTAAACGGTATATCAAAGATCAGCCTTGACAATTTTGAGGCATTCAGGCGTTTCACCAAAGGCCTGCCTTTTGAACTGACAGCCAGCCAGCTAAAGGTGCTCGATGACATTGTGGGTGATATGAAAAAAGGAATTATTATGAACCGTCTGGTTCAGGGGGATGTAGGCTCCGGTAAGACGATTATCGCGGTTGCGTGCGCTTATCTCATGGCGCTTAATGGTTACCAGACCGCCTATATGGCGCCGACGGAGATACTGGCCAGCCAGCACGCCGCAAATTTCAGACAGTATCTTGAATCTTATGGCATACATGTTGAATTGCTGACTGGCTCACAGAAGGCCAAAGAACGGAACGCGGTAATGGAGACCATTGCCAGCGGTGAAGCGCAGGTGATCATCGGGACCCATGCGCTTATACAGGACAGCGTGGACTATTATAATCTGGGTCTGGTTATCACAGATGAGCAGCACCGTTTTGGCGTCAAGCAGCGCGGAAAGCTTAGTTTGAAGGGAGAAACGCCCCACACACTGGTTATGAGCGCTACCCCAATTCCCAGAACGTTGGCTTTAATCCTTTATGGTGACCTGGATGTTTCTTATATTGATGAGCTGCCAAAAGGGCGAAAAAAAATTAAGACTTACTTTTACAATGAGAAATCTTATCCGAAGATTTTGAATTTTATGGCGAACGAAATGGATAAGGGGCGGCAGGCTTTTGTTATTTGTCCGTTTATTGAAGAGTCGGAGGAAATGAGTGAGGTTAAAGACATTCAAAATGTGTTTGCTGAGGTAAAACAGTTTTACGGAAGCCGTTACCGCATTGCCTGCCTCTACAGCCGGATGCCCGCTGAGGATAAAAAGCAGATTATCGGCGCCTTTAATCGCTGCGAAATTGATCTGCTGGTAGCGACCAGTATTATTGAAGTTGGGATTGATGTGCCTAATGTTTCAGTGATTACGATTCTCAGTGCAGACCGTTTTGGCTTGTCCCAGCTCCATCAGCTTCGAGGGCGTGTGGGACGCGGAATGCATCAGTCCTATTGCTTTTTAGTTTCTAATTCCAGAAATGACCAGACCATTGAACGTATGCGCGTGATCGTCAACAACCACAGCGGTAAAAAAATAGCTGATGAAGATTACCGCCTGCGTGGGCCGGGCGATTATTTTGGGCTAAAACAGCACGGGTTTCCTGAGTTCAGGGCCTTGAATCCTTACGAGGATTTTGATCTTATTAATGAAACCAAAAAGGTGGCGCAGGAAATCTACAATTCCGGCGATAAAGAAACAATGGCCTATCGGGCCCGGATTATTGAAACATTCTACAAAAATTTATCGGAAATTTCTATGAATTAG
- the rsmD gene encoding 16S rRNA (guanine(966)-N(2))-methyltransferase RsmD: MRVIAGEKRGTKLVSIGGDSIRPTTDKVKGAVFSSVQIELREAQVFIDLFGGSGAMGIEALSRGVPQAYFFDISRDSIGIIKKNLKLTGFEGKAIVKNCSAEEGIGFLCKNSVKCDMIYMDPPYKDGISMISIVEKICEKKILNSDGIIMMEHEKSVIMPITIKSFAKYKEKKYGTTFVSFYSWENFG; encoded by the coding sequence ATGCGCGTAATAGCAGGAGAAAAAAGAGGAACAAAGCTCGTATCCATTGGCGGCGACTCTATAAGACCGACGACCGATAAGGTTAAGGGGGCTGTCTTTAGCAGCGTTCAGATCGAGCTGAGAGAAGCGCAGGTTTTTATTGATCTTTTCGGAGGGAGCGGCGCCATGGGGATAGAAGCTCTTAGTCGTGGGGTTCCGCAGGCCTATTTTTTTGATATTTCCAGAGACAGCATCGGTATTATTAAGAAAAATTTAAAATTGACTGGTTTCGAAGGCAAGGCGATTGTAAAAAATTGTTCAGCAGAAGAAGGAATTGGTTTTTTATGCAAAAATTCAGTAAAATGTGATATGATATACATGGATCCACCGTATAAGGATGGGATTAGCATGATTTCGATCGTGGAAAAAATCTGTGAGAAAAAAATCTTGAATTCTGATGGAATTATAATGATGGAACACGAAAAATCTGTTATAATGCCAATAACGATTAAATCATTTGCAAAATATAAAGAAAAAAAGTATGGAACGACATTCGTCAGTTTTTATAGTTGGGAGAATTTTGGTTAA
- the coaD gene encoding pantetheine-phosphate adenylyltransferase — MRSAVYPGSFDPVTFGHLDIIERASKHFDRVIVCVMVNYKKNYLFSSEERCAMIRESVAHLENVEVEVSSSLLVDYAKSKGAQVILKGLRTVQDFEFELQMALTNKKLDNDVETFFMVTNNQYSYLSSSVVRELMEFDGDVSDFIPPHVEKAIRIKYGKDARE, encoded by the coding sequence ATGAGAAGTGCTGTGTATCCCGGAAGCTTTGACCCAGTTACCTTTGGTCATTTGGACATTATAGAAAGAGCCTCAAAGCATTTTGACAGGGTCATTGTGTGCGTGATGGTAAATTATAAAAAGAATTACCTGTTTTCCAGTGAGGAAAGGTGCGCGATGATCCGAGAGAGTGTGGCGCACTTGGAAAATGTAGAGGTTGAGGTTTCGTCCTCGCTGCTGGTGGATTATGCAAAATCAAAAGGAGCCCAGGTGATACTGAAAGGCCTCCGGACAGTGCAGGACTTTGAATTTGAACTGCAGATGGCTCTGACAAATAAAAAACTGGACAATGATGTTGAAACTTTTTTTATGGTGACAAACAATCAATATTCCTATTTAAGCTCAAGCGTTGTGCGGGAGCTTATGGAATTCGATGGGGATGTGTCAGATTTCATACCTCCACATGTTGAAAAAGCGATACGGATAAAATATGGGAAGGATGCTAGAGAATGA